A part of Nocardioides sp. WS12 genomic DNA contains:
- a CDS encoding DNRLRE domain-containing protein: MGIPVLAAALAFSAGQVTAPARAAAPEVAAKQAAPKVAERPDRTSAMVTAISQGSRVEDLSARTPSSGMYANPNGTWTLESYSGQVRSKDSDDKWVSADPTLETSKDGVTSPAAVPFDVEYGDGGSKDLATVTSNSGSKLSVDWSTKLPAGSVDSDQITFDPAGVENGELVVTSHREGFNFSVVLDKAPAAGEVPEYRFSLSLSEGKFITRPDGSIDIKSDGKLIGSITPPLMWDSADEAPTVPVEATLEGTGTSRELVLRPDPVYLADPERTYPVTVDPTVILTATGDTWVQNILPNTSQHTSPELRVGTSNLGISQNRSYLNFDTTALGSPSPGSIANAKVSLSNFNAGSCSGSAIKMSQITSSWTVPGITWSTQPTVTATGASTNDAAHGFTGCTSEGVVDFDATAIVKSWVGGADNYGVQLAAVTLNNASYRKYRSLENGDNAKSPKLTVTISQPPATPTGLIATPGLYGNFITSKTPTLSSVITDPDGGQVKGYYEIKQGSTSVWSDTTPAVASGGTTTIAVPAGNLTEGSTYTISAWGEDDVNVRSATPATKTVTVDTIAPTVTITSSHFTNGTWTTTMPGSDTITLNGSADTAGFYFNLDGQTSAAGANSSGDKVTTYTPTPGWHVYEVTPVDKAGNYGTPVTFSYGTGTAAFTTPGQWTPSTASFPIDMSGPASATGATLQWRLYGETTWRTAAKVKNADGTNWTGTVTLTGRSATNPLIWNATEETYGTGTLGGNALLETRGCFQYSGSADSCTTTLYLSLLQSAFGDRFPITELGPAQVALLSGEAMIADTDAADSKAGIARTFASLSDATLADGIFGPGWSDPQVLVSQSDAAATIVDNRTKDGTLIVVDSSGGSQTFTSTGGGTYKPLQPTGDATGLTFTIGTGGNPDTLVLARPLGTASVTTTWEWKTSDTGGDPAWIVKATDAPGTSNDIVVTSTSQRPTFIQESDPAASATCNTTTQTEGCRALKITYTGTGSATRVSKVERLIGAATPGAVTLKALADYTYTSGKLTKVCGPDPDGAGAATSLCTEYTYTTVASRTMLATLKPAGLTEWRFTYDSIGRLENVKRERPTASGGGDATWSIDYSLNPASSGPDMTSADVAEWGQQVVPTKVYAVYRPYTGSASLTKAELIYTTSTGIVTNTAGHGPTGWLVDTIWFDANQNAVQRLDGTGWARVQATAAADRPRVAAEASSYSVYNTWGDADTVGNRLVDEYGPAHTASLKNGTTGLFRTHTQTMYDDDPSVDAALITNRPGVDGLGLAVKETTSTSDAVRTTDYDATVVTYGYDPVVAGDGNGWTLGSPTTVKTQVNASTWSTETTRFDASGREVESRQPGGGANGAGAGTDAHSTVTSYYTATGAGDCGGKPAWDGLVCKVGPAGQPVGQPMPVTWTTAYDEDLQPTNIQETSGVTTRTTSMTFDGLGRTKTMNKAITGSGATNDTIATTFGYADATGLPTTTTSAGSSITTGYDTWGRTASYVDALGTNSATTYQEDGRVATFNDGAATYTYSYGTHGELDSLNAGGGVGSFDYAYKPNGVIDTITYPNGMLAKMTSDEVGTPTGLTYAQGAAQLLAFTATNVADGRTIDQVSTASAQTFTFDGLGRLGKVEDSRAGGCTTRTYGFDASSNRNAFASYNPGTGGACQTTTAAIDKTSDYDSAGRITNAGYTYDTLGRTLTTPQADAGPNAAGILTATYRANDMVASLSQNVANGTGGSTAQAMTYELDPAERINSFSTTTGGTETNRTRYRFAETGDSPASVDVSADQGSTWTATRYVSAPVLGMAASTTNGTTTLQLTNLHGDIVTTTPGSSGASTIGAFTETDEFGNQKSADVAVARFGYLGSFRRSADALGGFMQMGARLFNPSTGGFTSLDPQRGGNLTGYTYPQNPVDELDLNGKARVIRCHLSVYHPHWSKHDRTSVNVKAQIKCSGAGGGFVDSLNLFVNLYIRVYFPDTRWVLWQPGKTYRSRSNNMVTAYDPAPCANATFRAQAWGTIRFPVGYSPSTARVSASSPVTEVRCYGR, encoded by the coding sequence GTGGGGATCCCGGTGCTCGCGGCAGCACTCGCCTTCAGTGCTGGACAGGTCACGGCCCCTGCCCGCGCCGCAGCCCCCGAAGTCGCTGCCAAGCAAGCGGCGCCGAAGGTCGCCGAGCGTCCCGACCGGACCTCGGCCATGGTCACCGCTATCTCTCAGGGCTCACGAGTCGAGGACCTGTCGGCACGGACTCCGTCCTCGGGCATGTACGCCAACCCCAACGGCACCTGGACCTTGGAGTCCTACTCAGGTCAGGTCCGGTCGAAGGACAGCGACGACAAGTGGGTCAGCGCGGACCCCACCCTGGAGACCTCCAAAGACGGCGTGACCTCGCCCGCCGCGGTCCCGTTCGATGTCGAGTACGGCGACGGCGGCTCTAAGGACCTCGCCACCGTCACCTCAAACTCGGGCAGCAAGCTGTCCGTGGATTGGTCGACCAAGCTCCCTGCCGGCTCGGTGGATAGCGACCAGATCACCTTCGACCCAGCGGGCGTGGAGAACGGTGAACTCGTCGTTACGTCCCACCGTGAAGGCTTCAACTTCTCCGTCGTGCTGGACAAGGCCCCCGCAGCAGGCGAGGTTCCGGAATACCGGTTCTCGCTCAGTCTGTCCGAAGGCAAGTTCATCACCCGCCCGGACGGGTCGATCGACATCAAGAGCGACGGCAAGTTGATCGGTTCGATCACGCCGCCGCTGATGTGGGACTCGGCAGACGAAGCGCCGACGGTTCCTGTCGAAGCCACCCTGGAGGGCACGGGCACGTCCCGCGAACTGGTGCTGCGGCCCGATCCCGTGTATCTGGCTGACCCAGAGCGCACGTACCCGGTCACGGTCGACCCCACGGTGATCCTCACCGCAACGGGAGACACCTGGGTGCAGAACATTCTACCCAACACCAGCCAGCACACCTCACCCGAGCTCCGGGTGGGCACCAGCAACCTCGGTATCAGCCAGAATCGGTCGTACCTGAACTTCGACACCACCGCATTGGGTAGCCCCTCGCCGGGATCGATCGCGAACGCGAAGGTGAGCCTGTCGAACTTCAATGCCGGCTCATGCTCGGGCTCGGCGATCAAGATGTCGCAGATCACCTCGTCCTGGACCGTCCCGGGCATCACCTGGTCCACCCAACCCACGGTCACCGCGACGGGTGCCTCGACCAACGACGCCGCCCACGGCTTCACTGGCTGCACCAGCGAGGGCGTGGTCGACTTCGACGCCACCGCGATCGTGAAGTCCTGGGTCGGCGGTGCCGACAACTACGGCGTGCAACTCGCTGCCGTCACGTTGAACAACGCCAGCTACCGCAAGTACAGGTCCCTGGAAAACGGCGACAACGCCAAGTCGCCCAAGCTGACCGTCACCATCAGCCAACCCCCTGCCACCCCGACCGGCCTGATCGCGACTCCGGGGCTATATGGCAACTTCATCACCTCCAAGACCCCCACCCTGTCCTCGGTCATCACCGACCCCGACGGCGGCCAGGTCAAGGGCTACTACGAGATCAAGCAAGGCTCGACCTCCGTATGGTCCGACACCACCCCCGCGGTCGCGTCAGGTGGAACCACGACCATCGCCGTGCCCGCAGGGAACCTGACCGAAGGGTCGACCTACACGATCAGTGCCTGGGGTGAAGACGACGTCAACGTCCGCTCCGCCACGCCAGCGACCAAGACCGTCACCGTCGACACCATCGCCCCGACCGTCACGATCACCTCGTCCCACTTCACCAACGGGACCTGGACGACCACCATGCCCGGCTCCGACACAATCACCCTGAACGGGTCAGCCGACACCGCTGGTTTCTACTTCAACCTCGACGGCCAGACCTCTGCCGCCGGCGCGAACTCATCCGGTGACAAGGTCACGACCTACACCCCGACACCCGGATGGCACGTCTACGAAGTCACCCCTGTCGACAAGGCCGGCAACTACGGCACACCCGTCACGTTCTCCTACGGCACCGGAACCGCGGCGTTCACCACACCCGGCCAGTGGACACCGTCCACAGCCTCGTTCCCGATCGACATGTCTGGCCCCGCATCCGCAACCGGAGCGACATTGCAGTGGCGCCTTTACGGCGAAACGACCTGGCGCACAGCGGCGAAGGTCAAGAATGCCGACGGAACCAACTGGACTGGCACGGTGACCCTCACCGGTCGTTCCGCCACCAACCCGCTGATCTGGAACGCCACCGAAGAGACGTACGGAACCGGAACTCTCGGCGGTAACGCCCTCCTCGAGACCCGCGGCTGCTTCCAATACTCCGGATCCGCCGACTCCTGCACCACCACCCTCTACCTCAGCCTCCTCCAGTCCGCCTTCGGAGACCGATTCCCGATCACTGAACTCGGGCCTGCTCAGGTCGCTCTCCTCAGCGGTGAAGCGATGATCGCCGACACCGACGCGGCCGACTCCAAGGCAGGCATCGCCCGTACCTTCGCAAGCCTGTCTGATGCAACCCTCGCGGACGGGATCTTTGGGCCGGGCTGGTCTGATCCTCAGGTGCTCGTCTCGCAGTCCGATGCCGCCGCAACCATCGTTGACAACAGGACGAAAGACGGCACACTTATCGTCGTCGATTCCAGCGGCGGGTCGCAGACCTTCACCTCGACTGGAGGCGGGACCTACAAGCCGCTTCAGCCGACCGGCGACGCCACCGGCTTGACCTTCACCATCGGCACTGGCGGTAACCCCGACACCCTTGTACTCGCCCGCCCCCTCGGAACCGCGAGCGTGACCACCACCTGGGAATGGAAGACCTCCGACACCGGCGGCGACCCCGCCTGGATCGTCAAGGCAACCGATGCTCCCGGCACGAGTAACGACATCGTCGTCACTAGCACCAGCCAACGCCCGACATTCATCCAGGAATCCGACCCTGCCGCCTCGGCAACTTGCAACACCACCACCCAGACCGAAGGCTGTCGCGCGCTCAAGATCACTTACACCGGGACCGGGTCCGCGACTCGCGTGAGTAAGGTCGAACGCCTGATTGGTGCAGCCACGCCAGGGGCCGTGACCTTGAAGGCGCTGGCTGACTACACCTACACCTCCGGCAAGCTCACCAAGGTCTGCGGACCTGACCCGGACGGTGCCGGCGCCGCCACGTCGCTATGTACCGAATACACCTACACCACGGTCGCGAGCCGCACGATGCTCGCCACCCTCAAGCCCGCGGGCCTCACCGAATGGCGCTTCACCTACGACAGCATCGGCCGGCTCGAGAACGTGAAACGCGAACGCCCGACCGCCAGCGGCGGCGGTGACGCAACCTGGTCCATCGACTACAGCCTTAACCCGGCCAGCAGCGGACCCGACATGACCTCCGCCGACGTCGCCGAATGGGGACAGCAAGTCGTCCCGACCAAGGTCTACGCCGTCTACCGGCCCTACACAGGCTCCGCGAGCCTCACCAAAGCCGAGTTGATTTACACCACTAGTACCGGCATTGTCACCAACACAGCCGGCCACGGCCCGACCGGGTGGCTGGTCGATACGATCTGGTTCGACGCGAACCAGAATGCGGTCCAGCGGCTCGACGGCACCGGATGGGCACGTGTCCAAGCAACTGCTGCAGCAGACCGCCCCCGCGTCGCCGCAGAAGCGTCCTCCTATAGCGTCTACAACACCTGGGGCGACGCCGACACCGTCGGCAACCGGCTTGTCGATGAGTACGGGCCGGCACACACCGCATCGCTAAAGAACGGCACCACCGGGTTGTTCCGGACTCACACCCAGACGATGTATGACGACGACCCGAGCGTCGATGCGGCGCTGATCACCAACCGGCCCGGGGTAGATGGGCTCGGTTTGGCGGTTAAGGAAACCACCTCGACCAGCGACGCCGTCCGCACCACCGATTACGACGCGACTGTCGTCACCTATGGATACGACCCGGTTGTGGCGGGCGATGGGAATGGGTGGACCCTCGGCTCCCCGACAACGGTCAAGACCCAGGTCAACGCCAGCACATGGTCGACCGAAACCACCCGCTTTGATGCGTCGGGTCGTGAGGTTGAATCCCGGCAACCTGGTGGTGGTGCGAACGGCGCCGGTGCTGGAACGGACGCGCACTCCACGGTCACGAGCTACTACACGGCAACGGGGGCCGGGGATTGCGGTGGGAAGCCGGCCTGGGATGGACTCGTCTGCAAGGTCGGGCCTGCCGGACAACCGGTCGGGCAGCCGATGCCAGTCACGTGGACCACCGCCTACGACGAAGACCTGCAGCCGACCAACATCCAGGAGACCTCGGGGGTCACGACTCGAACAACATCCATGACGTTCGACGGGTTGGGTCGCACCAAGACCATGAACAAGGCGATCACCGGCTCAGGGGCCACCAATGACACGATCGCGACCACCTTCGGCTACGCGGACGCTACTGGTCTCCCGACCACAACCACCTCAGCCGGATCGAGCATCACCACCGGGTACGACACTTGGGGGAGAACGGCGAGTTACGTCGACGCACTGGGCACAAACTCAGCGACCACCTATCAGGAGGACGGGCGGGTCGCGACATTCAACGACGGCGCAGCCACATACACCTACTCGTATGGAACACACGGTGAACTGGACAGTCTCAACGCCGGCGGCGGCGTCGGATCGTTCGACTACGCCTACAAGCCAAACGGAGTCATAGACACGATCACGTACCCGAATGGGATGCTTGCGAAGATGACCTCGGATGAGGTCGGCACACCGACCGGGCTTACCTACGCCCAAGGGGCCGCCCAACTGCTGGCGTTCACTGCCACCAATGTTGCTGACGGGCGAACCATCGATCAAGTATCAACGGCCTCGGCGCAGACCTTCACCTTCGACGGCCTCGGTCGCCTCGGCAAGGTTGAGGACAGCCGTGCTGGTGGCTGTACTACGCGCACATACGGGTTCGACGCGTCCTCGAACCGCAATGCGTTCGCGTCGTACAACCCAGGGACCGGCGGGGCATGCCAAACCACCACGGCAGCGATCGACAAGACCAGCGACTACGACAGCGCGGGGCGCATCACCAACGCCGGATACACCTACGACACATTGGGTAGGACCCTCACCACCCCGCAGGCCGACGCTGGCCCGAACGCAGCTGGGATCCTCACTGCGACGTACCGGGCCAACGACATGGTCGCCTCGCTCAGCCAAAACGTCGCCAACGGTACCGGTGGATCCACCGCCCAAGCGATGACCTACGAACTCGACCCGGCCGAACGCATCAACAGCTTCAGTACCACTACTGGCGGGACCGAAACCAACCGCACCCGTTACCGCTTCGCCGAAACTGGCGACTCACCAGCAAGCGTCGATGTAAGCGCCGATCAAGGGAGCACATGGACTGCAACCCGGTATGTGAGCGCACCCGTTCTCGGGATGGCAGCCTCTACAACCAACGGCACCACGACCCTCCAGCTCACTAACCTCCACGGGGATATCGTTACGACGACCCCAGGGAGTTCCGGCGCCTCAACTATTGGCGCATTCACGGAAACGGATGAATTTGGCAATCAGAAGTCAGCTGATGTCGCGGTGGCAAGGTTCGGATACCTCGGATCTTTCCGCCGGTCAGCCGACGCCTTGGGTGGTTTCATGCAAATGGGTGCCCGATTGTTCAATCCGTCCACTGGCGGGTTCACAAGCCTTGATCCACAGCGAGGCGGAAATCTGACCGGTTACACATACCCGCAGAACCCCGTTGATGAACTTGATCTTAATGGTAAAGCAAGGGTAATTCGTTGTCACTTGAGCGTCTACCACCCTCACTGGTCCAAGCATGATCGAACATCTGTGAATGTGAAAGCGCAGATAAAGTGCTCTGGAGCCGGCGGCGGCTTCGTGGACTCTCTCAACTTGTTTGTAAATCTCTACATTCGGGTTTACTTTCCGGACACGAGATGGGTGCTATGGCAGCCCGGAAAGACCTATCGCTCGCGGAGCAATAACATGGTGACTGCGTACGACCCGGCTCCATGCGCCAACGCAACGTTTAGAGCTCAGGCCTGGGGCACGATCCGTTTTCCTGTCGGCTACAGCCCGAGTACGGCCCGCGTCTCGGCGTCGTCCCCAGTGACCGAGGTTAGATGCTATGGACGATAG
- a CDS encoding helix-turn-helix transcriptional regulator, with amino-acid sequence MDAFLAGLSQSIDAVELGRRIRAARIAAGMTQSQVAGGEVSAAYVSRIEDGQRRPETQLLARMAARMSTTPHQLLTGITTHEARQLELEVEHAAVALTLGDNTEALTAAADVVARLKNYGDPALLAEAQRVKAQAHYALSDLDSAISILEELTQQLTPDMNTLRALISLCRCYCDRDELARATALGDLAERMATRMGIDGLTETLQLAVVRAEIHLRRGDHQAAAATCRSALEIADADASELAQASAYWHASVSEALSNGATPAALELAKIALALIDISEGHTCMRHLTRISSA; translated from the coding sequence ATGGATGCCTTCCTGGCCGGCCTGAGCCAATCGATCGACGCGGTCGAACTGGGGCGCCGGATCCGTGCGGCTCGAATTGCAGCAGGCATGACCCAGTCACAGGTAGCGGGCGGCGAGGTATCGGCGGCGTATGTTTCACGGATCGAAGATGGCCAGCGACGCCCCGAGACCCAGTTACTCGCGCGGATGGCAGCCCGGATGAGCACAACCCCCCATCAGCTGTTGACCGGCATCACCACCCACGAAGCACGCCAACTCGAACTTGAGGTCGAACACGCCGCCGTCGCCCTGACGCTCGGCGACAACACTGAAGCCCTCACTGCTGCTGCCGACGTGGTAGCGCGGCTCAAGAACTACGGGGACCCCGCACTACTCGCCGAAGCCCAACGGGTCAAAGCTCAAGCCCACTATGCACTGAGCGATCTCGACAGCGCGATCAGCATCCTCGAAGAGCTCACCCAGCAGCTGACTCCCGACATGAACACACTGCGCGCGCTCATCTCCTTGTGCCGCTGCTACTGCGACCGCGACGAACTGGCGCGCGCGACCGCGCTCGGGGACCTCGCCGAACGGATGGCCACTCGAATGGGCATCGACGGACTAACCGAAACACTCCAACTGGCCGTGGTGAGAGCCGAGATCCACCTGCGCCGAGGCGACCACCAGGCAGCCGCGGCCACCTGTCGAAGCGCTCTAGAAATAGCTGATGCGGACGCCTCGGAACTGGCCCAGGCATCGGCGTACTGGCACGCGAGCGTCTCCGAAGCCCTGTCCAACGGCGCCACCCCAGCGGCCCTGGAGCTGGCCAAGATCGCCCTCGCCCTGATCGACATCAGCGAGGGTCACACCTGCATGCGGCACCTCACCCGGATCTCGTCGGCCTGA
- a CDS encoding helix-turn-helix domain-containing protein produces MDLHLAELSRTIDPVVLGRRIRTARVAAGMTQAQVAAEDITAAYLSRIEDGQRRPEAGLLERMATRMGVTLDDLLLDVTRDQRMELQLAVDYAELALASGDAEGALKAASNLVSDPAVESVPQLLRAAQRVKAGALENTGDLDGAIVLLEDLTSEPTPDVTWLKMLIALTRCYRDSGDFPRAIAVGDKAAKTIEDLGLEGLTEAIQLTVTVAAAQLWQGDTDQAMRTCMRALAAAEKHGSVLGKASAYWNASVVEARRGAVPSAIELARKALAMFELSDDNRNLANLRSQLANLHLQLDPPDPTTALEILNNMEQEMTWSGSGAWDISFMHVQRARANYLLGDFNEARASLARVAETKPDSAPLVEAQWHSLHGRVAFAEGDPEEARQHYRAAILVLSGVGVDRGAAQLWFELAELLTQAGDNEGAIQAFRSAGASTGFRVSTPTTISTHA; encoded by the coding sequence GTGGACCTCCATCTCGCCGAACTGAGCCGCACGATCGACCCCGTTGTGCTCGGGCGTCGCATCCGAACCGCCCGCGTCGCGGCAGGCATGACCCAGGCGCAAGTGGCAGCTGAGGACATCACTGCCGCATACCTGTCGAGGATCGAGGACGGCCAACGCCGACCCGAAGCGGGCCTGCTGGAGCGCATGGCGACGCGGATGGGAGTGACTCTCGACGATCTGCTCCTCGATGTCACCCGCGATCAGCGCATGGAACTGCAGCTTGCGGTTGACTACGCAGAGCTGGCGTTGGCATCGGGCGACGCGGAAGGCGCCCTCAAGGCGGCCAGCAACCTGGTGAGTGATCCTGCAGTCGAGAGCGTGCCACAGCTGTTGCGTGCCGCTCAGCGGGTGAAGGCGGGGGCGCTGGAGAACACTGGTGACCTCGACGGGGCCATCGTTCTCCTGGAGGACCTGACGTCCGAGCCCACGCCGGACGTGACCTGGCTCAAGATGCTCATCGCGTTGACCCGCTGCTACCGCGACTCCGGCGACTTTCCCCGCGCGATCGCGGTCGGCGACAAGGCCGCCAAGACCATCGAGGACCTGGGCCTCGAAGGTCTTACCGAGGCCATCCAGCTCACGGTGACGGTCGCGGCGGCCCAGCTGTGGCAAGGCGACACCGACCAGGCGATGCGGACCTGCATGCGAGCGCTGGCCGCGGCAGAGAAGCACGGATCGGTCTTGGGCAAGGCGTCGGCATATTGGAACGCCAGCGTCGTCGAGGCCCGACGAGGAGCAGTGCCCTCGGCTATCGAGCTCGCGCGCAAGGCTCTGGCGATGTTCGAGCTCAGCGACGACAACCGCAACCTGGCCAACCTGCGCTCACAGCTGGCAAACCTGCACCTACAGCTCGACCCGCCCGACCCCACAACGGCACTCGAGATCCTGAACAACATGGAGCAAGAGATGACCTGGTCCGGCAGCGGGGCTTGGGACATCTCGTTCATGCACGTGCAGCGTGCACGCGCCAACTACCTGCTCGGAGACTTCAACGAGGCCAGGGCGAGCCTTGCGCGGGTGGCCGAGACCAAACCGGACTCTGCGCCATTGGTGGAGGCACAGTGGCACTCCCTGCACGGGCGGGTGGCGTTCGCCGAGGGCGACCCGGAGGAGGCCCGCCAGCACTACCGCGCAGCCATCCTCGTGCTCAGCGGAGTCGGTGTCGACCGCGGCGCTGCACAGCTGTGGTTCGAACTAGCCGAGCTGCTGACCCAGGCCGGCGACAACGAAGGCGCCATCCAGGCATTCCGAAGCGCGGGCGCGTCCACCGGCTTCCGCGTTTCGACGCCGACCACCATCTCCACCCACGCCTGA
- a CDS encoding DEAD/DEAH box helicase: protein MRGEELANEEFVDILRFAVLFLRSSDDVVSRLGYRIVLQYGETTGDYEPLHAVATTRELMPVVAATERIDPDLAETESLAAVLFNAHSTNFVTVEPSGQQRLRTRGQMDLRAFNTNYREAVIVAPTSYGKSEMLVDKVAQALDQATCVLVPTRALISQTQRLLIEDPRVRRARIRVLTHPDAYNDEDRFIAVMTQERFHRLLNENPELRVDQLLVDEAHGLLSSDQRAVELSQVVLTARHRNPTLGVTYYTPFMSEPTNLRHVNGADQRTQARSVNEHVKAEKFIVDRPGESSYLYDQFLDERIALEERVPTDELEALEWRAGHRTLVYVNRPKDAQDLVARLSSRLSPADLSAEARRAIRAIGDLIDPSYSLIGGIEKGVLFHHGQVPDLLRQYIERLFSTDPAISKRILVTTSTLLEGVNTPADCLILLTPSRGRRHLSRSGFRNLIGRVARFGEVFDPDRRDLDLLQPRIHLIPGSYAPTNWNVDSFLTSRANLARAAEDEVRNPLLEGSADNVGRQAALEYLENIEPGTSQLSGLRTASTEVGRLCFLNGVYDFDIFESEQAIQDQIDALREREQLLETPEDVLDALAKIFLEHVDLDDDNELARIRDYPEARTFYAMFIEWRMNGEPFKQLISRFVRYWTQLRDQMVYVGPRWGEEVYGEYGWRKMYIRMASKTRAGMINLAVVKIKEEQDFVDFRLSKYFEILHSLGFLEPRLYNQLKYGTDDPFIICLLRNGFSRDLARLVADQYQSLVSVNLPESTVTVPAELPLAMAAQDENDILVYEAETLVNLLDD, encoded by the coding sequence ATGCGAGGCGAGGAGCTCGCTAACGAAGAGTTCGTCGATATTCTCCGTTTCGCCGTCTTGTTCCTGCGATCCAGTGACGACGTTGTGTCGCGTCTCGGCTACCGCATCGTTCTCCAGTACGGGGAGACGACTGGCGACTACGAACCCCTGCACGCCGTAGCCACAACGCGAGAGCTCATGCCAGTCGTCGCCGCCACCGAACGGATCGACCCGGACCTGGCCGAGACCGAATCACTAGCGGCTGTTCTGTTCAACGCCCACAGCACCAACTTCGTGACTGTAGAGCCAAGCGGGCAACAGCGGCTCCGGACTCGTGGGCAGATGGATCTTCGGGCGTTCAACACGAATTATCGCGAGGCCGTCATCGTGGCGCCTACCTCCTATGGAAAGTCCGAGATGCTCGTCGACAAGGTGGCACAAGCCTTGGACCAGGCGACGTGCGTGCTCGTTCCGACGCGGGCACTGATATCGCAAACGCAGCGCCTGTTGATCGAGGATCCAAGGGTCCGCCGTGCCCGAATTCGAGTCTTAACGCATCCCGATGCCTACAACGACGAAGATCGCTTCATCGCCGTGATGACGCAGGAGCGGTTCCATCGCCTGCTGAACGAGAATCCCGAACTGCGCGTCGACCAGTTGTTGGTGGACGAAGCGCACGGCCTGTTGTCCAGTGATCAGCGTGCCGTCGAACTGTCGCAGGTGGTGCTGACAGCGCGTCACCGCAACCCTACGCTGGGTGTCACGTACTACACGCCTTTCATGTCCGAACCGACCAATCTTCGCCACGTCAACGGAGCCGACCAAAGAACGCAAGCGCGATCGGTCAACGAGCATGTGAAAGCCGAGAAGTTCATCGTCGATCGACCGGGTGAGTCGTCGTACCTGTACGACCAGTTTCTCGACGAGAGGATCGCTCTCGAGGAGCGAGTGCCAACCGATGAGCTTGAAGCACTCGAATGGCGGGCGGGCCATCGAACGCTCGTCTACGTGAACCGTCCCAAGGATGCTCAGGACCTTGTCGCCAGGCTTTCCTCTCGCCTCTCGCCGGCAGATCTCTCCGCAGAAGCGCGGCGCGCGATCCGTGCGATCGGCGACCTGATCGACCCCAGCTACAGCCTCATCGGCGGCATAGAGAAGGGCGTCTTGTTCCACCACGGGCAGGTTCCCGACCTGCTCCGGCAGTACATCGAGCGCCTGTTCAGCACCGACCCCGCGATCTCGAAGAGGATCTTGGTCACCACGTCAACGCTGCTCGAAGGTGTCAACACACCGGCGGACTGCCTGATTCTCCTCACGCCGAGCCGCGGTCGTCGACACCTGAGCCGCTCCGGGTTCCGCAACCTGATCGGACGGGTCGCACGATTCGGGGAGGTGTTCGATCCCGATCGGCGCGACCTGGATCTCTTGCAGCCGCGCATCCACCTGATTCCGGGAAGTTATGCGCCCACAAATTGGAACGTCGACTCCTTCCTCACGAGCAGGGCGAATCTGGCAAGGGCAGCCGAGGACGAGGTGAGGAATCCGTTGCTTGAGGGATCAGCTGACAACGTCGGCCGCCAAGCAGCGCTCGAGTACCTGGAGAACATCGAGCCCGGCACCTCGCAACTTTCGGGCCTGCGAACTGCTTCCACCGAGGTCGGACGCCTGTGCTTCCTCAACGGGGTTTACGACTTCGACATCTTCGAGTCTGAGCAGGCGATTCAAGATCAGATCGACGCGCTGCGTGAGCGCGAGCAACTGCTTGAGACACCTGAGGACGTCCTGGACGCCCTGGCAAAGATCTTCCTTGAGCACGTCGATCTGGACGACGACAACGAACTGGCCCGAATTCGGGACTACCCAGAGGCGCGAACGTTCTACGCCATGTTCATCGAGTGGCGCATGAACGGCGAGCCATTCAAACAACTCATCTCACGGTTCGTCCGGTACTGGACGCAACTGAGGGACCAGATGGTCTACGTGGGCCCTCGCTGGGGCGAGGAGGTCTACGGCGAGTACGGGTGGCGGAAGATGTACATACGCATGGCCTCGAAGACCCGTGCTGGAATGATCAATCTCGCAGTGGTGAAGATCAAGGAAGAACAGGACTTCGTCGACTTTCGTCTCAGCAAGTACTTCGAGATCCTGCACTCCCTAGGGTTCTTGGAGCCAAGGCTCTATAACCAACTGAAGTACGGCACCGACGACCCATTCATCATCTGCCTTCTCCGAAACGGCTTCTCCAGAGATCTCGCGCGACTCGTCGCCGACCAGTATCAGTCCCTCGTAAGTGTCAACCTCCCCGAGAGCACCGTTACGGTACCGGCCGAGTTGCCGCTTGCAATGGCCGCGCAAGACGAGAACGACATTCTCGTGTACGAAGCAGAGACGTTGGTGAACCTCCTCGACGACTAG